The Fusarium oxysporum Fo47 chromosome II, complete sequence genome includes a region encoding these proteins:
- a CDS encoding P-loop containing nucleoside triphosphate hydrolase protein yields the protein MDQFFLDHAQRYQELVNRFKPTPVKSKTSNEESNPDITIATRLRPILDDEKEGGQLIGAFPRNNAPGVIDLHELRRPVRGPPPLVSTNYRVDRVFNSEDTTEGIYQELVKPLVPWAWGGGVSTMFAYGQTGSGKTYTVSGLERLIAETLFSCDIQGTRNIFISIIELAGNSASDLLNARKPISILEDSFGSTHLAGASEYHVTDADTLIKHINNAASFRRTASTQKNDSSSRSHAICKIRLENPELPQSDDGLLYLIDLAGSEAARDVTEHSAQRIKESREINASLSVLKDCIRGRASVDAAGLATGKKVYVPFRQSALTKVLKHVFDPAAERSCKTVVVACVNPSFLDVGATKNTLRYGEMLKITVPKAAVPKYDASKPSTWPQNLLHDWILKNSGTPPVSPTALAPKETGIQLLRLPVPEFITRCLKTPGITLEQATAFQAKFWRLHIDSQRAANNKPKATQKDAKSEKEEAGKQGLSSQDPRPEMADVPFKERLRPGMVVSWNPSDDTPGFYRLPGRNLVMILSPEGEGIFRCAVTVPAIMPGAFEVYLWQQVVAQVDTMEAEVWLEYDPGTRYYYENV from the exons ATGGATCAATTCTTTCTTGATCACGCTCAACGCTATCAAGAGCTGGTGAATCGCTTCAAACCAACACCTGTCAAGTCCAAGACCAGCAATGAAGAGTCCAACCCTGACATCACTATTGCTACTCGCCTTCGGCCAATTCTCGACGACGAGAAAGAAGGAGGACAGTTGATTGGCGCCTTTCCTCGAAACAACGCACCTGGCGTGATTGACTTACACGAACTGCGGAGACCAGTCAGGGGACCTCCTCCTTTGGTG TCTACAAACTATCGTGTGGACAGGGTCTTCAACTCCGAAGACACAACCGAAGGCATCTACCAAGAGCTCGTCAAGCCTCTTGTCCCCTGGGCGTGGGGCGGCGGTGTTAGCACCATGTTCGCCTATGGCCAGACAGGTTCAGGCAAAACATACACTGTCAGCGGCCTCGAGCGCCTCATCGCTGAAACACTCTTCTCGTGTGATATTCAAGGTACTCgcaacatcttcatctctaTCATCGAACTCGCGGGTAACTCAGCCTCTGATCTCCTCAACGCTCGCAAACCCATCTCTATCTTGGAGGACTCTTTCGGGTCGACTCATCTGGCTGGAGCTTCAGAGTACCACGTTACAGATGCGGATACTTTGATCAAGCACATCAACAATGCGGCATCTTTCCGACGGACTGCTTCTACGCAGAAGAACGACTCCTCGTCCCGCTCGCACGCTATCTGCAAGATTCGCCTCGAGAACCCTGAGCTCCCCCAATCTGACGACGGGCTTCTCTATCTAATTGACCTTGCCGGTTCGGAGGCCGCAAGAGATGTCACCGAGCATTCAGCCCAGCGCATCAAAGAATCTCGAGAGATCAATGCTAGTCTTTCTGTGCTCAAGGACTGTATCCGCGGGAGAGCCAGTGTCGACGCTGCAGGGCTCGCCACTGGCAAGAAGGTCTACGTACCGTTTCGACAGAGTGCTCTGACTAAAGTTCTGAAACATGTTTTTGATCCTGCTGCTGAGCGCAGCTGCAAAACCGTCGTCGTGGCCTGTGTCAACCCAAGCTTCCTTGACGTTGGCGCTACCAAGAACACGCTGAGATACGGAGAAATGCTGAAAATCACCGTCCCTAAAGCTGCCGTGCCGAAATATGATGCTTCAAAGCCGAGCACCTGGCCCCAGAACCTGCTCCACGACTGGATTCTCAAGAAC TCTGGCACCCCGCCCGTTTCTCCTACAGCTCTCGCACCCAAAGAGACGGGTatccaacttcttcgacTCCCGGTTCCGGAGTTCATCACACGCTGCCTCAAGACCCCGGGCATCACGCTCGAGCAAGCGACCGCCTTCCAAGCCAAATTCTGGCGTCTTCACATCGATTCACAGCGAGCCGCTAACAACAAGCCAAAGGCGACCCAGAAAGACGCCAAGTcggagaaagaagaagctggaaaACAGGGACTTTCAAGCCAAGACCCGAGACCCGAGATGGCAGATGTTCCATTCAAAGAGCGTCTTCGGCCGGGAATGGTGGTTAGCTGGAATCCGTCTGATGACACTCCAGGATTCTATCGTCTGCCTGGGCGTAATCTCGTCATGATTCTAAGTCCCGAGGGGGAGGGAATCTTCAGATGCGCTGTCACTGTTCCTGCAATCATGCCAGGAGCTTTTGAGGTTTACCTATGGCAACAAGTTGTCGCCCAGGTTGATACCATGGAAGCGGAGGTCTGGCTCGAATACGACCCCGGAACTAGGTATTACTATGAAAACGTGTAA
- a CDS encoding FAD dependent oxidoreductase, whose protein sequence is MLMTSTETTAWILLLDSVLFISVRLTRVLLDMDAKRNIVVVGGGIIGSTTAYYLTRHSKFNPALHTITLLEAAPTIAQGASGKAGGLLALWAYPECLVPLSYRLHAELAAEHNGPQRWGYRQLGCGSFDAVVTRDKIKSLQANGNGSANGSENGKDWEKLPKQNGAAKELLEEGILPKDLDWVDHSIINSWSEMGAPGKTETSQVHPLHFTTAIAELAQQGGAQIHTNAKVTKINSTKNGVESIEYLDRNTGETKTIASVTDIVVAAGPWTNKVLPRARIEGLRAHSVVFDANVSPYAVFTDIQLPPDFIPEHRAKMGQKRRHRGNVDPEIYARPFNEAYACGEPDTNVPLPETADQVECDEAQCDDIVSYISTFSPVLAAAPIKAKQACYLPRHIRFGQESGPLIGRTTVPGLFVAAGHTCWGIQNGPGTGKLMSEFVFDGGAKSADVDKLDPRKFKV, encoded by the exons ATGCTCATGACAAGTACCGAGACTACAGCTTGGATCTTGCTTCTCGACTCAGTTTTGTTCATTTCAGTTCGGCTTACTCGTGTCCTGTTGGATATGGACGCAAAGAGAAACATCGTCGTCGTTG GAGGCGGCATCATTGGCTCAACCACGGCCTACTATCTAACACGCCATTCGAAATTCAACCCAGCCTTACATACTATCACCCTTCTTGAGGCTGCTCCTACTATCGCACAAGGTGCATCAGGCAAAGCTGGCGGTCTTCTCGCCCTCTGGGCTTATCCAGAATGCCTAGTTCCTCTCTCATATCGCTTGCATGCCGAGTTGGCTGCTGAGCATAACGGGCCTCAGAGATGGGGTTATCGCCAACTCGGCTGCGGAAGCTTTGATGCTGTCGTGACGCGCGACAAGATCAAATCACTTCAAGCCAACGGAAATGGAAGCGCAAACGGCAGTGAGAATGGAAAAGACTGGGAGAAACTGCCGAAGCAAAATGGCGCAGCAAAAGAACTTCTAGAAGAAGGCATTTTACCGAAGGATCTCGATTGGGTAGACCATAGCATTATTAACAGCTGGTCTGAGATGGGCGCACCCGGAAAGACAGAAACATCTCAAGTGCATCCCCTACATTTCACAACAGCAATCGCAGAACTTGCCCAGCAAGGTGGCGCTCAAATACACACCAACGCCAAGGTAACCAAGATAAACTCCACAAAGAATGGCGTCGAAAGCATAGAGTATCTAGATCGCAACACAGGGGAGACGAAGACCATTGCCAGCGTGACAGATATAGTCGTGGCAGCTGGTCCATGGACGAACAAAGTCTTGCCTCGGGCCAGGATCGAGGGCCTAAGAGCGCATAGCGTTGTCTTCGACGCGAACGTTAGCCCGTATGCTGTCTTTACAGATATTCAGCTCCCTCCGGATTTTATACCCGAGCATCGTGCTAAGATGGGGCAGAAAAGGAGGCACAGGGGCAATGTTGATCCAGAGATTTATGCTCGGCCTTTTAATGAGGCCTATGCCTGTGGTGAACCAGATACAAATGTCCCGTTACCCGAAACCGCAGATCAAGTCGAATGCGACGAGGCTCAGTGCGACGACATAGTCTCATATATCAGCACGTTCAGTCCCGTTTTAGCCGCGGCTCCCATCAAGGCGAAACAAGCATGTTATCTCCCAAGGCATATTCGCTTTGGACAAGAGAGCGGACCTTTGATCGGCAGAACGACTGTGCCTGGGTTATTCGTTGCTGCAGGACATACATGCTGGGGAATTCAGAATGGTCCTGGGACGGGCAAGCTCATGTCCGAGTTCGTGTTTGACGGAGGGGCAAAGAGTGCTGACGTTGATAAGCTGGACCCTCGGAAGTTCAAGGTTTAA
- a CDS encoding thioredoxin-like protein, producing MASATSFYDFKPLDKRGQEVPLADYKGKVVLIVNTASKCGFTPQYAGLEKLWTKLKEKYPEDFVILGFPCNQFGGQEPGTDDDIQEFCQLNYGVTFPIMQKTEVNGDNTNPLWAWLKDQQSGLLGLKRIKWNFEKFLVGRDGKVKGRWASTTKPESLEEPILKALAEKAEA from the exons ATGGCTTCTGCTACTAGCTTTTATGACTTTAAGCCTCTTGACA AGCGCGGTCAAGAGGTTCCCCTCGCCGACTACAAGGGCAAGGTCGTCCTCATTGTCAACACAGCCTCCAAGTGCGGCTTCACTCCCCAGTATGCTGGCCTCGAGAAGCTCTGgaccaagctcaaggagaagtaCCCTGAGGACTTTGTCATTCTCGGCTTCCCCTGCAACCAGTTCGGTGGCCAAGAGCCCGGCACCGACGACGACATCCAGGAGTTCTGCCAGCTCAACTACGGCGTGACCTTCCCCATCATGCAGAAGACCGAGGTCAACGGTGACAACACCAACCCTCTTTGGGCCTGGCTCAAGGACCAGCAGTCGGGTCTTTTGGGCCTCAAGCGCATCAAGTGGAACTTTGAGAAGTTCCTTGTTGGGCGTGATGGAAAGGTCAAGGGACGCTGGGCTAGCACCACCAAGCCCGAGAGTCTGGAGGAGCCTATCCTGAAGGCTCTTGCggagaaggctgaggcttAA
- a CDS encoding ribosome biogenesis protein Nop16 — MGRELQKKKARSGRQPIRQLNRSKKILNPRGNDAIAKNWNKKETLSQNYRRLGLVARLKAPTGGTEKKLGATTTRAYPNDPFSIATVENAIVSEARVERDADGKIIRILGEAKPNPLNDPLNDLDNDSDAEPAEEWGGIEDDADATDVVKTLLEQSKQPDLPKKRHQSTREKEWLDKLVAKYGDDTAAMARDRKLNPMQQTAADIAKRIRKMNKE; from the exons ATGGGTCGTGAACtccaaaagaagaaggcccgCTCAGGCCGCCAGCCTATCCGTCAACTTAACAGATCCAAGAAGATCCTTAACCCCCGAGGCAACGATGCCATTGCAAAGAACTG GAACAAGAAGGAGACTCTTTCTCAAAATTACCGTCGTCTCGGTCTCGTAGCGCGTCTCAAGGCTCCTACCGGTGGaacagagaagaagctcggcGCAACCACAACCCGCGCATACCCCAACGATCCCTTCTCTATCGCCACCGTCGAGAACGCCATTGTATCCGAGGCACGTGTCGAACGCGATGCTGATGGAAAGATTATCCGTATTCTCGGCGAGGCCAAGCCTAACCCGCTTAACGATCCTCTGAACGACCTCGATAACGACAGTGACGCTGAGCCTGCCGAGGAGTGGGGTGGCATTGAGGACGACGCTGATGCGACCGATGTTGTCAAGACTCTCCTAGAGCAGAGCAAACAGCCTGATCTTCCCAAGAAGAGACATCAGAGTACCCGGGAGAAGGAATGGTTGGATAAGCTCGTGGCCAAGTATGGCGACGATACAGCGGCTATGGCCAGGGACCGAAAGTTGAACCCCATGCAGCAGACCGCAGCAGATATCGCCAAGCGAATCCGCAAGATGAACAAGGAGTAG
- a CDS encoding fungal-specific transcription factor domain-containing protein, protein MTAAMSQPTVTVKDPSAVRKRRRRAPAGGASDDCFSCSKKNIKCDRRRPYCSQCLEVGSECSGYKTQLTWGVGVASRGKLRGLSLPIAKAPPVTREPRKHSTASSRSSAIARSGTEDEVSRMRQGPIDIPAVTQVASAPTTPFTMAGYDYLSIPHPEHATPIHQGNWGAVNYSPAQETAQNLHRFPVPLVTENLSSSIDPLTPDVGYVSPMSQSYTRDDVSYVHSPSYMYDSYTTGTSSPGPQSPPASLYAEHARTFAPTSCPSLAHAPSEMSSSLHSHADTFDSQMGNRMVRDCDSFGVPEVDTYGASYSSMPISWQSPSMQDEDVKSHHSDFAPSGWPTASENHSVHVSQDLISKMPFFMDYYENIMCPSMVFIDGPHNPFRDHILRLAVNSQSLSHAICALASCNLRMKRKLSLGRDTRDLSEKLMADKHAAEAMADTQPDDLSLAEEYQHRNLAVHLLNEQLNDRTKAIHDSVLATILLLCHYRMVESGIAKFHTQFAGVSKILALRTQHLATSSNSAWMEAIFNYFDAISASINERESQVYPGFSGVSDSQLLPVGAENLVGCDRELFKTISRLGRLNLLSQNRSVRKPAAAYGTHEVPERSPSLSYISPLGHARRESLTGFNVNDQIGDMSSVTSHGLGDGRSNTGIHEDRAAPTSAPATSYEEGRSLFWHEWKEARLALQNWNFDASRVSASLPEPCTQSQLRDLESLSEAFRYAALLYTERLVSPSLPSGHQSIQSLVSQVVYYATNLDTGSSAEKFLLWPLFVAGCECVNELQQNMVRSKCRDIMFRSGYMNNLAALEVLEKLWAQDWAGEEPLMLGTRTGDQRGPFNWTKCIGGPGVEVEWIMF, encoded by the exons ATGACAGCCGCCATGTCACAACCGACCGTCACGGTCAAGGATCCCTCTGCAGTACGAAAGCGCAGAAGACGTGCTCCTGCTGGTGGCGCTTCTGATGATTGTTTCTCTTgctccaagaagaacatcaagtGTGACCGTAGAAGACCATACTGCTCTCAGTGTCTCGAGGTTGGCAGTGAATGTTCTGGTTATAAAACACAACTTACTTGGGGAGTTGGCGTGGCCAGTCGAGGCAAGCTTCGTGGCTTGTCTCTGCCCATTGCAAAAGCTCCCCCTGTTACTCGTGAACCTAGAAAACACTCGACtgcatcatcaagaagctctgccATTGCTCGTTCAGGGACGGAAGATGAAGTCAGCCGGATGCGCCAAGGCCCTATTGATATTCCTGCAGTGACACAAGTCGCTTCTGCACCTACAACACCATTTACCATGGCAGGATACGACTACCTCTCTATCCCCCATCCTGAGCATGCAACCCCTATCCACCAAGGAAACTGGGGTGCGGTCAACTATTCTCCCGCTCAAGAAACAGCACAAAATCTTCATCGATTCCCGGTGCCTCTTGTAACAGAAAACCTCTCATCTTCTATCGATCCCCTTACTCCCGACGTTGGCTACGTATCGCCCATGAGCCAGTCTTATACCAGAGACGACGTCTCTTATGTTCACAGCCCGTCCTACATGTACGACAGCTATACAACAGGCACCAGCTCTCCTGGTCCTCAGAGCCCCCCAGCATCCCTCTACGCCGAACACGCAAGGACCTTCGCCCCGACCTCATGCCCCAGCCTCGCCCATGCTCCTTCAGAAATGAGCTCCAGCCTTCACTCGCATGCCGATACCTTTGACTCGCAAATGGGCAACAGGATGGTTCGGGATTGTGATTCATTCG GCGTGCCTGAAGTCGATACATATGGCGCCAGCTACAGCTCGATGCCGATCTCCTGGCAGTCTCCATCGAtgcaagatgaagatgttaAATCTCATCATTCGGACTTTGCTCCCTCGGGTTGGCCAACCGCTTCCGAAAATCATTCTGTTCATGTGAGCCAGgacctcatctccaagatgcCCTTTTTCATGGATTACTACGAGAACATCATGTGTCCCTCCATGGTCTTTATCGACGGGCCACACAACCCATTTCGAGACCATATTCTGCGACTAGCTGTAAACAGCCAGAGTTTGAGCCATGCAATTTGTGCTCTTGCATCCTGCAATCTCCGCATGAAGAGGAAACTGAGTCTCGGACGTGATACACGAGATCTTTCTGAGAAGTTGATGGCTGACAAACATGCCGCCGAAGCCATGGCAGACACTCAGCCCGACGACCTGTCCCTCGCCGAGGAATACCAACACCGTAACCTGGCTGTGCACCTATTAAACGAACAACTCAACGACCGGACCAAAGCAATTCACGATTCAGTCCTTGCTACGATCCTCCTACTGTGTCATTACCGCATGGTTGAGTCCGGTATCGCCAAATTCCATACTCAGTTTGCTGGTGTCAGCAAGATTCTTGCTCTTCGAACTCAGCATCTTGCAACATCTAGCAATTCTGCCTGGATGGAGGCTATTTTCAACTACTTTGACGCCATTTCTGCCAGCATCAACGAGCGCGAGTCCCAAGTGTATCCCGGTTTCAGTGGGGTGTCAGACTCTCAACTCTTGCCTGTTGGAGCCGAGAACCTGGTGGGGTGTGACCGCgagctcttcaagaccatTAGCAGACTCGGACGCCTGAATCTATTGTCTCAGAATCGCTCCGTACGAAAACCAGCTGCCGCATATGGAACTCATGAAGTACCTGAACGATCACCGTCCTTGTCTTACATCTCCCCACTAGGTCACGCTCGGCGAGAATCTCTCACAGGGTTTAATGTGAACGATCAGATAGGAGACATGAGCAGTGTCACTAGCCATGGTCTCGGTGATGGGCGATCAAACACGGGAATCCACGAGGATCGAGCTGCGCCAACAAGTGCCCCGGCCACGTCTTACGAAGAAGGTCGCTCCCTATTTTGGCATGAGTGGAAAGAAGCACGGCTAGCCCTCCAAAATTGGAACTTCGATGCTTCCAGGGTCAGCGCCTCACTTCCTGAGCCCTGTACACAGAGTCAACTACGAGACCTGGAATCCCTCTCTGAGGCTTTCCGCTATGCCGCCCTATTATACACGGAGCGACTAGTGAGCCCATCGTTACCTTCAGGCCACCAGAGCATCCAGAGCCTTGTCAGCCAGGTGGTCTATTACGCAACGAACCTGGACACAGGAAGTAGCGCCGAGAAGTTTCTACTCTGGCCCCTTTTCGTTGCGGGCTGCGAATGCGTCAACGAATTACAGCAAAACATGGTGCGGTCCAAGTGTCGTGATATCATGTTCCGTTCTGGTTACATGAACAATTTGGCGGCTCTGGAGGTGCTGGAGAAGTTGTGGGCCCAAGATTGGGCGGGAGAAGAGCCGTTGATGTTGGGGACCAGGACCGGGGATCAACGCGGACCGTTCAACTGGACCAAATGCATCGGGGGACCCGGAGTGGAGGTGGAGTGGATCATGTTTTGA